A region from the Sphingomonas brevis genome encodes:
- a CDS encoding MFS transporter encodes MTFAPASIDPEVTSAPAPSIGRSIVALLIIALAIAIGFTAMQSFGIMAESAKREMGLSDTALALIQGGGAAVPLVLFSIPIGVWVDRGNRVRLLMIMGAIWTAGCFVTAAAPGATVLFIGRMLTGIGTTGALTAALSLSADLCLPDQRGRGMLISTLGKNFGVAAGFALAGWLLGFFGRAEAPHWFGEVSAWRSAQWALGIGSAVLLLPLLALREPSRHEVEAGPHAPFKTVALELWERRAFLIPLFVGQTSVVMADAAAGIWASPVLERGYHQAPADFGSWLGAIVLVTGVIGAVIGGLAADWGQKSGRQGGLLIGAVIAALIGVPAALFPIMPGVTSFAALIFMLILAGTVTGLVTSVALTVLLPNELRGLSIGAFIAIAGLIGFGIAPTLVTAVSGLLGGEQHLATALAIVGVAVGIVSVAGFWLAMKRAPLAPTCQTGLDKAIR; translated from the coding sequence ATGACTTTCGCCCCTGCCTCGATCGATCCGGAAGTGACGTCCGCACCGGCGCCTTCAATCGGCCGGTCCATTGTTGCGTTGCTGATCATCGCGCTGGCGATCGCGATCGGATTCACCGCCATGCAGAGCTTCGGCATCATGGCCGAAAGCGCCAAACGGGAAATGGGCCTGTCGGATACGGCACTGGCGCTGATCCAGGGCGGCGGTGCCGCGGTACCGCTGGTGCTTTTTTCCATCCCGATCGGAGTCTGGGTCGATCGCGGCAATCGCGTGCGCCTGCTCATGATCATGGGAGCAATCTGGACCGCGGGATGTTTTGTAACGGCCGCCGCGCCGGGCGCGACTGTGCTGTTCATCGGCCGGATGTTGACCGGGATTGGCACCACCGGCGCGCTGACCGCGGCGCTTTCCCTGTCGGCCGACCTTTGCCTCCCCGATCAGCGCGGCCGAGGAATGCTGATCAGCACGTTGGGCAAGAATTTCGGAGTTGCGGCCGGCTTCGCTTTGGCAGGCTGGCTGCTGGGCTTCTTCGGCAGGGCAGAAGCTCCGCACTGGTTCGGCGAGGTTAGCGCCTGGCGCAGCGCGCAGTGGGCGCTTGGCATCGGCAGCGCCGTGCTGTTGCTTCCGTTGCTGGCCCTGCGCGAGCCATCCCGCCATGAGGTCGAAGCGGGCCCGCATGCACCGTTCAAGACTGTGGCTCTCGAACTGTGGGAACGGCGCGCATTCCTGATCCCGCTTTTCGTCGGCCAGACAAGTGTGGTGATGGCAGATGCGGCCGCTGGAATCTGGGCATCGCCGGTGCTTGAGCGCGGTTACCACCAGGCCCCGGCCGACTTCGGCAGCTGGCTTGGCGCCATCGTCCTGGTCACCGGGGTCATCGGTGCGGTGATCGGCGGTCTAGCCGCCGACTGGGGTCAGAAATCCGGGCGGCAGGGCGGCCTGCTGATCGGGGCAGTCATCGCGGCGCTCATCGGTGTCCCGGCGGCGCTGTTCCCGATCATGCCCGGCGTCACCAGCTTTGCAGCCCTCATCTTCATGCTGATTCTCGCGGGTACGGTCACCGGGCTGGTCACTTCCGTGGCACTCACCGTGCTGCTCCCCAATGAACTGCGCGGCCTTTCGATTGGTGCGTTCATCGCCATAGCCGGGCTGATCGGTTTCGGAATCGCCCCGACCCTGGTCACCGCAGTGAGCGGCCTGCTCGGCGGCGAGCAGCACCTCGCCACCGCGCTTGCCATCGTCGGTGTTGCGGTTGGCATAGTCTCCGTGGCTGGGTTCTGGCTGGCGATGAAACGAGCGCCCTTAGCGCCGACCTGTCAGACAGGTCTAGACAAAGCTATCAGATAG
- a CDS encoding helix-turn-helix transcriptional regulator, with protein sequence MEAIDVSPEMLTLVGMGVMAGHRWPTSPVAFEFDFGCPATFRFHEKPAIDVLEEGDDEVRLIFIVARDACERLLGGALDLADGASYFLPSEMRAIALAIRDCAKPEAAGTPYKLAKSIELLCELLSAAAAGRLAAASGPATMSQGDLQRIAAARQLIDDQWQEKLTLGQIARSCGINRSKLSRGFRETYHCTVSEALSERRLAEASRQLISTDLPVSLIGYRNGYLNNASFTRAFGRRFGRSPSDFRACAVAA encoded by the coding sequence ATGGAAGCCATCGATGTATCGCCGGAGATGCTGACACTGGTCGGCATGGGGGTAATGGCCGGTCATCGATGGCCAACATCGCCGGTGGCGTTCGAATTCGACTTCGGCTGCCCGGCCACCTTCCGGTTTCATGAAAAGCCGGCCATCGACGTGCTTGAAGAAGGCGATGACGAAGTCCGCCTGATCTTCATCGTTGCCCGTGATGCCTGCGAGCGCCTGCTGGGCGGAGCGCTCGACCTGGCCGATGGCGCGTCCTACTTCCTGCCTTCGGAAATGCGTGCGATTGCGCTCGCGATTCGCGACTGCGCCAAGCCGGAAGCGGCGGGAACGCCCTACAAGCTGGCCAAGAGCATCGAACTGCTTTGCGAATTGCTCAGCGCGGCGGCAGCAGGCCGTCTCGCCGCCGCTAGCGGTCCCGCGACCATGTCGCAGGGGGATCTGCAGCGGATCGCCGCGGCCCGCCAACTGATCGACGATCAATGGCAGGAGAAGCTGACCCTGGGGCAGATTGCCCGCAGCTGCGGCATCAACCGCAGCAAATTGTCGCGCGGGTTTCGCGAAACCTATCATTGCACGGTGAGCGAGGCGCTGTCGGAGCGGCGCCTGGCAGAAGCGAGCCGGCAGCTGATTTCGACCGACTTGCCGGTCAGCCTGATCGGCTATCGCAACGGCTACCTCAACAACGCCAGTTTCACCCGCGCGTTCGGGCGCCGATTTGGCCGAAGCCCGAGCGATTTCCGTGCCTGTGCGGTGGCCGCCTGA
- a CDS encoding FadR/GntR family transcriptional regulator, which produces MNAQAPAAKSLVQTAIDAVTGYMRDSNLRVGDTVPGEGYFAERLGVSRAVMREAFQALAALKLIDVANGRKPRVGALDGSVIAQSLDHAISTAQIKVIDVWDVRRTIEVRTAMLAAANASAAQAAGIVELAEKLEAEDQANEQTTETDIAFHLAIAEASGNELFHQIVISFVPLMKIAIPQAWRTRQTTEERRDSVERHRLLAKAIALRDVDSARKWMSAHFDESVGAMLS; this is translated from the coding sequence ATGAACGCGCAAGCACCCGCCGCAAAGTCGCTGGTCCAGACCGCGATCGACGCCGTCACCGGCTACATGCGCGATTCCAACCTCCGCGTCGGCGACACCGTCCCCGGCGAAGGCTATTTCGCTGAACGGCTGGGAGTTAGCCGCGCCGTGATGCGCGAAGCTTTCCAGGCGCTGGCCGCACTGAAACTGATCGACGTCGCCAACGGCCGCAAGCCGCGGGTCGGAGCGCTCGACGGGTCGGTGATCGCGCAGTCGCTCGATCACGCCATTTCAACCGCCCAGATCAAGGTAATCGACGTGTGGGACGTCCGCCGGACGATCGAGGTCAGGACGGCGATGCTGGCCGCGGCCAATGCTTCGGCTGCCCAGGCTGCCGGCATTGTCGAACTGGCCGAGAAGCTGGAGGCCGAAGACCAGGCCAACGAGCAAACCACCGAAACCGATATCGCCTTCCACCTGGCAATCGCCGAGGCCAGCGGAAACGAGCTGTTCCATCAGATCGTGATCAGCTTCGTGCCACTGATGAAGATTGCTATCCCGCAGGCGTGGCGCACCCGCCAGACGACCGAAGAGCGGCGCGACAGCGTCGAGCGCCATCGATTGCTGGCCAAGGCTATCGCGCTCAGGGATGTCGACAGCGCCCGGAAATGGATGTCCGCCCATTTTGACGAGAGCGTCGGCGCAATGCTGAGTTAG
- a CDS encoding DUF4112 domain-containing protein, translating into MTEIIDPPTPKMRRELSFGTDPRSVRQRIEGMEKLLERMFVIPGINKPVGLDVILDIIPGVGTISAAALGSYIAWEARNLGMSKWQIARMAGNIGFDMLLGAIPWIGAIPDFFFRSNTRNVRMIKRHLDKHHPDTRTIDVEAR; encoded by the coding sequence ATGACGGAAATCATCGATCCGCCAACTCCGAAAATGCGCCGCGAGCTGTCGTTCGGGACCGATCCGCGATCCGTCAGGCAACGGATCGAGGGCATGGAGAAGCTGCTCGAGCGGATGTTCGTCATCCCGGGCATCAACAAGCCTGTCGGCCTCGACGTTATTCTCGACATCATTCCGGGCGTCGGCACCATCTCGGCCGCCGCGTTGGGCAGCTATATCGCCTGGGAAGCGCGCAACCTCGGCATGTCGAAGTGGCAGATCGCACGGATGGCAGGAAACATCGGGTTCGACATGCTGCTCGGCGCCATCCCCTGGATCGGCGCAATCCCCGACTTTTTCTTCCGGTCGAACACGCGCAACGTCAGGATGATCAAGCGCCACCTCGACAAGCATCACCCCGACACCCGCACCATCGACGTCGAGGCTCGCTGA
- a CDS encoding FAD-binding oxidoreductase translates to MGIATQGAGSGLPGGLATALGERFGDRFQQGQAIRLEHGKSETHFAPMPPDAVVFAQSTDEVVEAVNLCREAGVPIIAFGAGTSVEGNTLAVQGGVSLDLSRMTRIVAVNAEDFDCVVEAGVRREQLNEHLRDQGLFFPIDPGANATIGGMASTRASGTNAVRYGTMREAVLGLTVVTADGRVVRTSRRARKSSAGYDLTRLFVGSEGTLGIITEATLRLHAIPEAISAATCSFDTIAGAVDTVVQSIQLGIPLARVEILDDAQIRAVNKWSKMDLPELTTLFFEFHGSERYVAEQVETVKELASANGGGEFRWANRTEERSALWKARHEAYYAAVNMRPGAIGWATDVCVPISRLAECIGETKAELEASSVPATILGHVGDGNFHVVFSIDPDSKAELEEVQAINARLVRRALAMDGTCTGEHGIGLGKQEWLEEELGDAVDLMRSIKRALDPTNMLNPGKVFQL, encoded by the coding sequence ATGGGCATTGCAACTCAGGGCGCCGGGAGCGGGCTGCCGGGGGGACTGGCAACCGCGTTAGGCGAGCGGTTCGGGGACCGTTTCCAGCAGGGTCAGGCGATCCGGCTGGAGCATGGCAAAAGTGAAACTCACTTCGCCCCCATGCCGCCCGACGCGGTGGTTTTCGCTCAGTCCACCGATGAGGTGGTCGAGGCGGTCAACCTGTGCCGTGAAGCCGGCGTCCCGATCATCGCCTTCGGCGCGGGCACCTCGGTCGAAGGCAATACGCTGGCGGTTCAGGGCGGAGTTTCGCTCGACCTCAGCCGCATGACCCGGATCGTCGCGGTCAATGCCGAGGATTTCGACTGCGTGGTCGAAGCCGGCGTGCGCCGCGAACAATTGAATGAACATCTTCGCGACCAGGGACTGTTCTTCCCCATTGATCCTGGCGCGAACGCGACCATCGGCGGCATGGCGTCGACCCGTGCGTCCGGAACCAATGCGGTCCGGTACGGGACGATGCGCGAGGCGGTATTGGGACTTACCGTCGTCACTGCCGATGGTCGCGTTGTTCGGACCAGCCGCCGTGCCCGCAAATCGTCGGCCGGCTATGACCTCACCCGCCTGTTCGTTGGTTCGGAAGGCACGCTCGGCATCATCACCGAGGCGACGCTGCGGCTGCACGCGATACCCGAGGCCATTTCGGCCGCAACCTGCAGCTTCGACACCATCGCCGGCGCCGTCGACACGGTAGTGCAGTCGATCCAGCTCGGCATTCCGCTGGCCCGGGTCGAGATCCTCGACGACGCCCAGATCCGCGCGGTCAACAAATGGTCGAAGATGGACCTGCCGGAGCTGACCACCCTGTTCTTCGAATTCCATGGCTCCGAGCGCTACGTCGCCGAGCAGGTCGAAACGGTGAAGGAACTGGCCTCGGCCAATGGTGGCGGCGAGTTCCGCTGGGCGAACCGCACCGAGGAGCGGTCGGCTCTGTGGAAGGCGCGCCATGAGGCTTATTATGCCGCGGTCAACATGCGGCCTGGCGCGATCGGCTGGGCGACTGACGTGTGCGTGCCGATCAGCCGGCTGGCCGAATGCATTGGCGAGACCAAGGCCGAGCTCGAGGCATCGAGCGTGCCCGCGACCATTCTCGGCCATGTCGGAGACGGCAATTTCCACGTGGTCTTTTCGATCGATCCCGACAGCAAGGCCGAGCTGGAGGAAGTCCAGGCGATCAATGCCCGGCTGGTCCGCCGCGCGCTGGCGATGGACGGCACCTGCACCGGGGAACATGGCATCGGTCTCGGCAAGCAGGAGTGGCTCGAGGAAGAATTGGGCGACGCGGTCGACCTGATGCGTTCGATCAAGCGAGCGCTCGACCCGACCAACATGCTCAACCCCGGCAAGGTGTTCCAGCTATGA
- a CDS encoding phosphatase PAP2 family protein — protein sequence MFPTLRYWLVAAQAAFVLSLAAISARPIPFEYSRPMGAALMIWSAGFLFLLVRTAMFETRADRPVTSFVLGIKGEAGTLWKAFTYALLLGLAMALHGWAKTMIPHVGGYWADPMLADLDYRLFGQDPWHLFRFDGLGPLFSKIYVSWFPVTFGTMGLLAFSKRDHSVLLTSFLAILIIIGTMGQYVLPSAGPIFYERLGLGARFDELIVTTDPSVNFLADYLWRNFESGGANLGTGISAMPSMHVTMAVWTAFAARAIWRPLVVPAVLYALIIYITSVASGWHYATDGLVGAALATITCLWLSRRAQQAPKSGLAAEPAAAGALA from the coding sequence ATGTTTCCAACGTTGCGTTACTGGCTGGTGGCCGCGCAGGCGGCGTTCGTGCTGTCGCTGGCGGCGATCAGCGCGCGGCCGATTCCGTTCGAATATTCGCGGCCGATGGGCGCGGCGCTGATGATCTGGTCGGCCGGCTTCCTGTTCCTGCTGGTGCGGACGGCGATGTTCGAAACCCGGGCCGACCGCCCCGTCACTTCCTTCGTGCTTGGCATCAAGGGAGAGGCGGGTACGCTGTGGAAGGCTTTCACCTATGCCTTGCTGCTGGGGCTGGCGATGGCGCTTCACGGCTGGGCCAAGACGATGATACCGCATGTCGGCGGTTACTGGGCCGACCCGATGCTGGCCGACCTCGATTACCGGCTGTTCGGCCAGGATCCCTGGCACCTGTTCAGGTTCGATGGCCTCGGCCCGCTATTCTCCAAAATCTATGTCAGCTGGTTCCCGGTGACGTTTGGCACGATGGGCCTATTGGCGTTCAGCAAGCGCGATCATAGCGTATTGCTGACCTCTTTCCTGGCTATCCTGATCATTATCGGCACGATGGGCCAATATGTCCTGCCTTCGGCCGGGCCGATTTTTTACGAGCGGTTGGGACTTGGAGCCCGGTTCGACGAGCTGATCGTCACCACCGACCCCAGCGTCAACTTCCTCGCCGACTATCTGTGGCGAAACTTCGAATCCGGCGGTGCCAACCTCGGCACCGGGATCAGCGCAATGCCGTCGATGCACGTCACCATGGCCGTGTGGACCGCCTTTGCCGCTCGAGCCATCTGGCGGCCATTGGTCGTACCCGCGGTGCTCTACGCGTTGATCATTTACATCACGTCGGTCGCATCGGGCTGGCATTACGCAACTGACGGGCTTGTCGGCGCTGCCCTGGCCACAATAACCTGCCTGTGGCTGTCGAGAAGGGCGCAACAGGCACCCAAGTCCGGGTTGGCCGCGGAACCGGCAGCGGCCGGGGCCCTGGCCTAA
- a CDS encoding ABC transporter substrate-binding protein has protein sequence MAGLTPKRALLAALAAAGLLLSNCGKQSEGVARVAAIGPMPKLVETVVAPLSPGDALVRQTMAQGLVRFDERGQVVPGLAERWNVSDDGLSYIFRLQTGEWPDGRKIRADDVARILSRQLRPSSTNPLKDTLGAVGEIVAMTDRVIEIRLLAPRPNLLQLLAQPEFGLVRASVGTGPFLIPAPEDAAAFPADEEAKGALLLAHRIRIPDAEDPVERVRISGGNAKALAAAFADGKLDLVVGGTVDDLPTALAQKMPRGALRFDPVAGLFGLMPTKRNDALQEVEVRRLLSRALDRAGLVGGLRVGGLVPRATLLQAGLEGIGSPAQPSWLDQPATERRTALVSEARRLFGSTERPTLRIALPNGPGGKYLLARLAYDWAPIGIKVERAPSEASADLVWIDEVAPSASPAWFLRRFRCGIAPICVEESEALLAQARSTLFAEQRAALFLEAAEQMDREQLFIPIAAPIRWSLVSGRAPGFAENQFARHTLVGLANERFSDGR, from the coding sequence ATGGCTGGCCTGACGCCCAAACGAGCACTGCTTGCCGCGCTGGCCGCAGCAGGGCTGCTGCTATCGAATTGCGGCAAGCAAAGCGAGGGCGTTGCGCGAGTCGCGGCGATCGGTCCGATGCCGAAGCTGGTCGAGACCGTGGTCGCGCCGCTCTCACCTGGCGATGCGCTGGTCCGGCAGACCATGGCCCAGGGGCTGGTGCGGTTCGACGAGCGCGGCCAGGTCGTCCCCGGACTGGCCGAACGATGGAACGTCAGCGACGACGGCCTGAGCTACATCTTCAGGCTGCAGACCGGCGAATGGCCCGATGGCCGCAAGATCCGCGCCGACGACGTCGCCCGCATCCTGAGCCGGCAGCTTCGCCCGTCAAGCACCAATCCGCTCAAGGATACGCTGGGCGCAGTCGGCGAGATCGTGGCGATGACCGACCGGGTGATCGAGATCCGGTTGCTGGCTCCGCGACCGAACCTGCTGCAACTGCTTGCCCAACCCGAGTTCGGGCTGGTGCGCGCCAGCGTCGGTACCGGTCCCTTCCTTATTCCCGCACCGGAAGATGCGGCCGCCTTCCCCGCCGACGAGGAAGCCAAGGGCGCCTTGCTGTTGGCGCATCGCATCCGCATCCCGGATGCCGAGGATCCGGTCGAACGGGTCCGCATCAGCGGCGGCAACGCCAAGGCGCTCGCCGCGGCTTTCGCCGACGGCAAGCTCGACCTGGTCGTCGGCGGTACGGTCGACGATTTGCCGACCGCCCTGGCCCAGAAAATGCCACGAGGAGCGCTGCGCTTCGACCCCGTCGCCGGCCTGTTCGGGCTGATGCCGACCAAACGCAACGACGCGCTTCAGGAGGTCGAGGTTCGCCGACTGCTCAGCAGGGCGCTCGATCGCGCCGGGCTGGTTGGCGGGCTTCGAGTAGGCGGTTTGGTTCCGCGTGCCACCCTGCTTCAGGCCGGGCTGGAAGGAATTGGAAGTCCGGCCCAGCCCAGCTGGCTTGATCAGCCGGCCACGGAACGCCGCACGGCATTGGTCAGCGAAGCCAGGCGGCTGTTCGGCAGTACCGAACGGCCAACACTGCGGATCGCCCTGCCCAATGGCCCGGGCGGGAAATATCTGCTGGCCCGCCTCGCCTATGATTGGGCGCCAATCGGAATCAAGGTCGAACGCGCTCCAAGTGAGGCTTCGGCAGACCTGGTATGGATAGACGAGGTGGCGCCTTCGGCCTCTCCCGCCTGGTTCCTGCGCCGGTTCCGCTGCGGCATTGCCCCGATCTGCGTCGAGGAGAGTGAGGCGCTGTTGGCGCAGGCCCGCTCCACGCTCTTCGCTGAGCAGCGGGCCGCCCTCTTCCTCGAGGCCGCCGAGCAAATGGACCGCGAGCAATTATTCATTCCGATTGCCGCGCCCATCCGTTGGTCGCTGGTTTCCGGGCGGGCGCCCGGATTTGCCGAGAACCAGTTCGCCCGCCACACATTGGTCGGTCTTGCCAACGAGCGTTTCAGTGATGGCCGATAG
- a CDS encoding transglycosylase domain-containing protein, producing MAENDAFGHGIWQRGGADVEVLPDPFGRDATRPPHFPAGEPKPSKRRWLRWGFTAFGALLLITLLWLIVTAPLSRALEPLKDPAMLLLSQEGRPIARRGAVKDEPVEVAKLDPLTSAAFIAIEDRRFRSHWGIDPRAIGRAMVANARAGGVRQGGSTLTQQLAKTSFLSADRSLKRKAQEVIIAFWLEGWLTKDEILSRYLSSVYFGDGVYGLRAASRHYFDREPERLTLAQSAMLAGLVQAPSRLAPTRNLAAAQKRSRLVLQEMADNGYISQARAKATKSARPVGSNQAVPTGTYFADWVAPQAAQAFDADYGEVRVPTTLDADLQRLAVQAVSGARIGDAQAALVAMRPDGRVVAMVGGRDYGKSPFNRATQARRQPGSAFKLFVYLAALRAGYTPNSMIDDRPITVDGWSPGNNDGVYRGQITLREAFARSSNAATVRLAEQIGRQNVIRAARDLGIDSPLIDRPSLSLGTSGVSLIELTSAYAAIAGGRYPVEPTGLQPKSEDEEEGLSSFFARGGQLDDRRDRTPMLALLWAAANEGTGRRAALSTPTFGKTGTTQNNRDALFIGFAGNLVVGVWVGHDDDRTLGKITGGTAPAEIWRRFMAPAISIDGRRGPPLPAGYRVPERQRDRKSPLPDDWSEGGDAIRQIIEAVERLIEEN from the coding sequence ATGGCCGAAAACGACGCCTTCGGGCATGGCATCTGGCAGCGCGGCGGGGCCGATGTGGAGGTTTTGCCCGACCCGTTCGGCCGGGACGCCACCCGGCCGCCGCACTTTCCCGCTGGCGAGCCAAAGCCGTCAAAGCGGCGCTGGCTGCGGTGGGGATTCACGGCGTTCGGCGCGCTTCTGCTGATCACGTTGCTGTGGCTGATCGTCACCGCACCCCTCAGCCGCGCGCTCGAACCGCTCAAGGATCCGGCGATGCTGCTGTTGTCGCAGGAGGGTCGGCCGATCGCCAGGCGCGGCGCGGTGAAGGACGAGCCGGTTGAAGTCGCCAAGCTTGATCCGCTTACGTCGGCCGCGTTCATCGCCATTGAGGATCGCCGGTTTCGCAGTCATTGGGGGATCGATCCGCGCGCCATCGGCCGGGCGATGGTGGCCAATGCGCGGGCGGGCGGAGTTCGCCAGGGCGGCAGCACGCTGACCCAGCAACTGGCCAAGACCAGCTTCCTGTCCGCCGACCGATCGCTGAAGCGCAAGGCGCAGGAAGTGATCATCGCATTCTGGCTGGAAGGATGGCTGACCAAGGATGAAATCCTGTCGCGCTATCTGTCGTCAGTCTATTTCGGCGACGGCGTCTACGGACTGCGTGCCGCCTCCCGCCATTATTTCGATCGGGAGCCGGAGCGGCTGACGCTGGCTCAGTCGGCAATGCTGGCGGGATTGGTGCAGGCTCCATCGCGACTTGCACCTACCCGCAACCTGGCGGCGGCTCAGAAGCGCAGCAGGCTGGTTCTCCAGGAAATGGCGGACAATGGCTACATTAGCCAGGCCCGGGCCAAGGCGACCAAGTCGGCAAGGCCGGTCGGCAGCAACCAGGCGGTTCCGACCGGCACCTATTTCGCGGACTGGGTCGCGCCGCAGGCCGCCCAGGCGTTCGATGCCGATTATGGAGAGGTAAGGGTGCCGACCACGCTCGACGCCGATCTGCAGCGGCTGGCCGTGCAGGCGGTGTCCGGCGCCCGCATCGGCGATGCCCAGGCGGCGCTGGTGGCCATGCGCCCCGATGGCCGGGTAGTCGCGATGGTCGGTGGGCGCGACTACGGCAAGAGCCCGTTCAACCGCGCCACCCAGGCTCGCCGGCAGCCGGGCAGCGCCTTCAAGCTGTTCGTCTATCTCGCCGCATTGCGTGCCGGCTACACGCCGAACAGCATGATCGACGACAGGCCGATCACTGTCGACGGCTGGTCACCGGGCAACAATGACGGTGTCTACCGCGGGCAGATCACGCTCCGCGAGGCCTTTGCCCGCTCGAGCAATGCGGCGACCGTCCGGCTGGCCGAGCAAATCGGGCGGCAGAATGTCATTCGTGCCGCCCGCGACCTTGGCATCGACTCGCCCTTGATCGATCGCCCCAGCCTGTCGCTTGGCACGTCGGGCGTCAGCCTGATCGAACTCACGTCCGCTTACGCGGCCATCGCCGGGGGCCGCTATCCGGTCGAGCCAACCGGGCTTCAGCCAAAGAGCGAGGACGAGGAGGAGGGGCTATCGTCCTTTTTTGCGCGTGGCGGCCAGCTCGACGACCGGCGCGACCGTACGCCGATGCTGGCTTTGCTGTGGGCGGCGGCCAATGAAGGCACCGGACGGCGGGCGGCCCTGTCGACTCCGACATTCGGCAAGACCGGTACGACTCAGAACAATCGCGACGCGCTGTTTATCGGATTTGCCGGCAATCTGGTGGTCGGCGTGTGGGTCGGGCACGATGACGACCGGACACTCGGCAAGATCACCGGTGGAACGGCGCCGGCGGAAATTTGGCGGCGCTTCATGGCTCCGGCGATTTCGATCGACGGTCGCCGCGGACCGCCGCTGCCGGCCGGCTACAGGGTGCCGGAGCGCCAGAGAGACCGTAAGAGCCCGCTGCCCGATGACTGGAGCGAAGGCGGAGACGCGATCCGCCAGATCATTGAAGCGGTCGAGCGTCTGATCGAGGAAAATTGA
- a CDS encoding Flp family type IVb pilin: protein MAKFLKLIKSKKGATAIEYGLIAALIAVAAIAAMGNIGNQLGSTFNNVSSELATS from the coding sequence ATGGCCAAGTTTCTGAAGCTTATTAAGTCGAAAAAGGGTGCGACCGCGATTGAATACGGCCTGATTGCCGCTCTCATCGCCGTTGCCGCGATTGCCGCTATGGGCAACATTGGTAACCAGCTGGGCAGCACGTTCAACAACGTGTCGTCTGAGCTCGCGACCAGCTAA